The following are encoded together in the Onychostoma macrolepis isolate SWU-2019 chromosome 03, ASM1243209v1, whole genome shotgun sequence genome:
- the ier2a gene encoding immediate early response gene 2 protein has product MDVTAEAKQIMVQALSKMYSSRAQRGGLRLHRSLLLTLVMKSARDIYHSARLISEKNGQSDTHGVTESTAQAEEPMDTTSSTTTALRSTETPATGDGQRSGVEGHSQIHDPAGLTVDKENCNPAGMDRHSRKRRSKADTEPDFLPCKKAKLEFVEVRGILQATQSNSANCGRALDSLSLVPMPRTIVTF; this is encoded by the coding sequence ATGGATGTCACGGCAGAGGCCAAGCAGATTATGGTCCAGGCGCTGAGTAAAATGTACAGCTCGCGCGCGCAGCGCGGTGGACTCCGTCTCCACCGGAGCCTGCTGCTGACGCTCGTCATGAAATCTGCAAGGGACATCTACCACTCTGCCCGGCTGATAAGCGAGAAAAACGGGCAATCTGACACACACGGTGTCACAGAGAGCACGGCACAAGCAGAAGAGCCCATGGACACAACGAGCTCCACGACTACAGCTCTGCGCTCGACAGAGACACCGGCTACCGGGGATGGGCAGAGGTCCGGAGTCGAGGGTCATTCACAAATACACGACCCCGCAGGACTCACGGTGGACAAAGAGAACTGCAACCCAGCCGGAATGGACCGTCACTCTAGAAAGCGACGGAGCAAAGCAGACACAGAGCCTGACTTCCTACCGTGCAAAAAAGCCAAACTGGAGTTTGTGGAGGTCAGAGGAATTCTTCAGGCGACCCAGAGTAACTCCGCCAACTGCGGCAGAGCGCTGGACTCGCTGTCACTCGTGCCTATGCCGAGAACTATTGTCACGTTTTGA